The DNA segment AGATACAAGAGTGCAAATTAATCAGCACAGCTTAAGGTACTGGAACCCACACACCAGACTGTAAAAACCGAATATCATTGCCCGCCAGATTCACATTATAACTCCAGGCAGCACTTGCCCATGAAGGATTTCCACTAGGAACATTACCGCCAAAAACATTAACTCCCCATCCGGCTTGAATTGACTGGCGACAACTTAAGTTTTGGTTATCAATATTCAAACAACCATCAAAAAATTTGGGAGTTGTCGAGTGCAGACCAGTCATATTTTCTGAGACCTTTGCCCGTTTAGCTGCCTCTTTTTTGATGGCAGTTACTAATGAACTAGGTAAACTCTGCATTCCATCAGGTATGGGGGAAAAATTGGGGTCTGAAATTGCGTTTTTACGAATATAGTAAACATAGCGATTATCACCGCTAATCACTATCATTTGCCAAGCTGCTTGTTCTATATCTTGACAATTACCCATTTCTGGTCTTGTGGGTCCTATACCTGTACCCTGACACCAATTCCATGTTACGGCTTTAATACTTTCAACTTGGAGATTAGAAGTTAATTTATCATGGCGACTTACAACATCTTCTAACACCTTCTCGCCAATATTTCGGGGCATTTCTGCTGTTTCTTGGGGCAAATATAAACTTAAATTCCCATAATTCAAATCTTGGCCATCAAGTCCCAATAAGAATGGTTTCTCTCTACCTTCTACCAGAATACGCCATCCTAAAATTGGCTGGACTTTGCAATTACCATTGATGGGACAGGCCGGAAGACCTTTGCTTAGTTGTGCGGCAATAATAGAAATATTGTTGGTTTCTAGGGATAATTTTGTGGATAAAGCTGAGAGAATAGTTTTATTTAAACTGGCAGTGGCATCAAGGGTAATAAATCCATTATTAGTCACATAATAAACCCAATTTTCACCTTGACCACTCATGGTTACACGCCAGCCAGAACGGGATTTAGCTGGACAAGGTTGAGTCGGAATCACGCCTGATTTGTCGGGTAAACAGTCTTCCCAAGTAGCTATTTCAGATTTTGTTAGTTTGAGGAGTTGGCTGTTAATTTCCAATTGCTGCGCCATTTTCTCGCGCACTGCGGTTTCTAGGTTTTGAGGGAGATTTTTTGGCGTAGTAGCCACTTCTGCTTTAATAGAATTCTGGGGCTGTGTTGTTGCGTGAAAAATTAGGCTGCTGATGCCAAGTAACGCCAACACACCACATAAAAGTATTTTGGTTTTCATGAATTTTGCGGTAAATAAACTGTAATTACTAAACTTAGTCATTTTCTGATTAATTTGACTCAAATTAGGCAATTTATGTTTCTGATACCCAAAAATTACTACAAATTCTAGATTTTTTTATTTAGGGCTTTTGTTACAATTAGTGAACTTTATATTTACAAAATACCATTATGGCATTATATGCTGAGTTACATAGACATCTGGGGGGTTCCGTTGTTCCCCGCGTTTTGTGGCGATATTTTGAACGCCATGCGACAGATTTAATTACTCGTTTTGCTGAATATTCGGAATTTGAAGACTTTTACACCCGTCCCCGCAACACTTTAGATGAGTATCTAGAATTACACACTTTAGTGGAAAGTGTGCAAACTGTAGAAACTTTACCCTACTTTATTTATCGCTTGTTGCGCGGTGCTTATATCTTTGAAAATTTGGCGTATTTAGAATTACGCTATACACCATACTTACGCACACCGGAACATCTGAGTCAAACCGAAAGAATTGACAAGATGGCAGAAATTGTGGAGGTGGTAGGGAAAGCTAGTCATTTACCAGAGTATCCCATTGTGACTAGCCAAATTCTCTGTATGCACTCGCGTTTACCTTATGAGGTGAATCGGGCAATAATTGAGTTAGCGGTGCAGAATAAACAGTACGTTTGTGGTATTGATGTGGCTGGTGGCGATCGCTATTATGAAGAACGTCTGGAAGAATGGATCAGCTTGTATGATTATGCGCGATCGCAGGGCATTAATACAACTGGACACATCTACGAAACCACAGATGGTTGTTACCCCAAACTCTTACCCTACCTGATGCGAATTGGTCACGGTATCCAAATTCCGCTGTTATCTCCAGAGTTATTAACAGATATAGCTAAACGGGGACAATGTTTAGAAGTTTGTCCTACAACTTACCTGAAAACAGGTACTTTACAAGATATCCGTCAACTAAAATTAGTTTTTGACCGTTGTTTTGCAGCTGGGGTGGATATTGCTATTTGTACTGATAACGCTGGGCTGCATAATATGCGCTTACCGTTTGAATACGAAAATCTTTTGACTTACGATATCATTAATTTTGAGCAGTTACAAGCTTGTCAAAATGCTGCTTTCCGTCATGCTTTTGCTTGGCCTCACAATCAACCACCTGCATCTATATTAAACAGACTACTGAAACCTGAACTTCCGAAGGTTTTGGCAATCACAGATTAGTTAAATGATTGATTTTGTGGGGTGGGATACCTATCCCACAATCAGGATTAAACGCAGAGTTACGCTAAGTTAACGCGGAGGTACGCAGAGGTTTTGAGGATGAGTGTTTCTAAGCGGCTACGCCTTCTGTAGCGCCACCAACTGTTTTCCAGGCTGTGATACCACCTCTGATGACAGTGGCATTCATAAAGCCAGCTGCTCTTAATAATTGCACAGCGTAGCCGGCTTGTGTGTCGCTATCTCCATAGATATAAATCTGGCGTTCTTGGTGTAGTGCAGATTTAGCGCGTTTTACCAATTCATCTAAGGGCATTTGGATTGCGCCTGTGATGCGATTGTAATTGTAAGTGTGGCGATCGCGCACGTCTATGATTGTAAACGCTGGTTGTCCCCATTCCAGACGAAACTTTAGATCATGAACTTCAGCAACTAAATCACTAATCATAACCTTTTCTCGCCGATAACCTTACAAGCAATCTATCAAGAATTCCTCTAAAATCTGAGTTTCTTTACAATAAATCAAAAATTCTCTGCAAGTGTATGCAGTGGTTGGCTATTAGCCTAAACTGTAATTTATGGCATCTACTATTCAAGCTCTACCAACAGAAGTTGTATATCTGATTACGGCTGGAGAGGTAATCGACTCTTTAGCTTCTGTGGTGCGGGAATTGGTAGAAAATTCCCTAGACGCAGGCGCAACGCGGATTGTAGTTTCTCTGTGGCCGCAACAGTGGCGCATTCGCGTGGCAGATAACGGTTGCGGAATGGACGAATATGATTTGCAACAAGCCGCCCTGGCACACAGTACCAGTAAAATTCGCTCTAGTGAAGATTTATGGAAGATTAAGAGTTTGGGTTTTCGCGGTGAAGCGTTGCACAGTTTGACAACTTTGGCAGATTTGGAGATTTTGAGCCGTCCACCGGGGGGAAGCGTGGGCTGGCGGGTTGTTTATGGTGATGGTGGTAAAGCTTTAGAATTTGAAGCAACTGCGATCGCACCTGGTACAGTGGTGACAGTATCTAATCTCTTCGGTAATTGTGTCGTGCGTCGTCAAGGTTTACCCACAGCCGCCCAGCAAATGCGAGGCGTACAAGTCGCAATTCAACAAATAGCCCTCTGTCATCCTCATGTGACTTGGCAAGTTTGGCAAAATGACCGCCAATGGTTCACCATTTCTCCCGCCGCCTCAACTGGACAACTCCTACCGCAAATTCTCCCCCAGGTGCGACAAGGTGACTTACAGGAAGTCAAACTAGAAATACCCAATCCCGAAAACTCAGAACTCCCAACTCCCAACTCTCAACTTAGTCTAGTGGTGGGATTACCTGATAGATGTCATCGTCGCCGCCCTGATTGGGTAAGGGTAGCGATAAACGGCCGCATGGTGAAATCGCCAGAATTAGAGCAAACGATTTTATCAGCATTTCATAGAACATTACCACGCGATCGCTATCCTATTTGTTTATTAAATTTGGACATTTCCCCTGACCAAATTAACTGGAATCGGAATCCGGCTAAAAGCGAAATTTACCTAAATGAAATTGGTTATTGGCAAGAACAAATTACCCAAGCAATTGACCAAGCACTCCGCATCAGTTCAGCCAATCTCAAAGAATCTGTCCACACAACCAGAGTCAGTAAATTACTCAAAGCCGCAGAAGCCAAAGGCGGTTATCATGTTAATCCTGAACATCCCCCTGAAGATAATCATACTCAGCTTTCGTTAAAGGCGATCGCGCAACTCAGCAACACCTATATTGTGGTAGAACATCCTGGTGGGATGTGGTTAGTCGAACAACATATTGCCCATGAGCGAGTATTATATGAGCAAATCTGTGATAACTGGCAACTTGTACCCATTGAACCCGCAATTATTCTTTATCAACTCTCACCAGCGCAAGTATCACAACTCGAAAGAATTGGTTTAGATATAGAACCCTTCGGCGAACAACTGTGGGCAATTCGCACCATCCCCGCACTTTTGCAACAGCGAGAAGACAGTGCAGACGCAATATTAGAACTCAGTTGGGGCGGAGACTTACAAGTAGCCCAAGTAGCCGTCGCCTGTCGCAGTGCTATTCGTAATGGTACACCGATGAATATGCCAGAAATGCAGACATTATTAGATCAATGGCAACGGACTCGTAACCCCCGCACCTGTCCCCACGGTCGCCCCATTTATTTATCCTTAGAAGAACCAGCCTTAGCCAGATTTTTCCGGCGTAATTGGGTAATTGGTAAAAGCCATGGTATTTAAATTTGGAAATTTCGTGAATAAGCTAATTTTCAACAATCCCAACTTTCCAAAAACATCCGGTACTGAGGCAAAAACCCTTTCCAACTCTCTTTACTTTGTGTCCTTTGCGTCCTTTGCGGTTCGTTTTTTTATGCCCAGCCTCTGGGTAAGTCAAAATCATACATTAAAGATACTCCCCTATGAGATTAGGAAATTATCAACTTGATTATTCTTTAATTAACAATCAAAACAAACCAGTTATTCTATTTCTGCATGGTTTTATGGGTAATATTCATGAATTTGACGAAGCCATAAAAATACTAGCTGAAGAATTTTCTTTTCTCACAATTAACCTCCCAGGACATGGGAAAACTCAAGTATTAGGCGGAGATGAATACTATACAATGGCAAATACTGCTAAAGCTGTAATTAACTTACTAGATGAGTTAAAAATTAAGCAATGCTTCTTAGTCGGTTATTCAATGGGCGGAAGATTAGCCTTATATCTGACTCTACATTTCCCAGAGCGTTTTGCTAAAGTTGTCCTAGAATCAGCATCCCCAGGTTTAGCAACAGAAATAGAACGGTTAGCAAGAGTTAAAAGTGATGCTCAAATAGCTAGAAAATTAGCTAGAAGTCTTGCTAAAGCAGATTTTGCAACTTTTTTACTAAATTGGTATAGTCAGCCAATATTTGGCTCAATCAAAAATCATCCCCAATTTGAAATGATGTTAGAAAGTCGGTTGAAAAACAATCCTATGGAATTAACTAAATCATTGCAATTAATGGGAACTGGAAATCAACCTTGTTTATGGAACAAACTCAACCAAAACATCACACCTTTGCTATTATTAGCTGGGGAATATGATCAGAAATTTATCGATATCAATACAGAAATAGCTCAAAAATCTAAACTTGCCCAGCTAAAAGTAATTAATCATGCTGGGCATAATATTCACTTAGAAAATACTGAAGAATTTGTGAAAAATATGAAAAATTTTATCTTATATAATTAGGGCTTGCTGAATAAAGCCAAAAGCTAGATAAATAAAGAGTTTCAGGGTTAGAAAAGAGGAATAAGGTGGAAGGAAAAAGGGTAAAATAGATAAAAACCCTTGCATTGAGATGCGTTAAGATGTATCGAAAAGCGCAGAAACAAGACACGCCTCCAGAAAGCTTTGAACTATCCTTTGGGGGAAAACTAGCCTCAGATAACCGTTGGGTAATCTTGGCGGAAATAATACCTTGGTCAGAATTTGAATCAGAATATGCAGCCATATTTACAGAGGAAATAGGCGCACCAGCGAAAACATTTAGAATGGCACTGGGGGCATTGATAATCAAAGAGAAACTAGGAACAAGTGATAGAGAAACAGTTGAGCAAATCAGGGAAAATCCCTATCTGCAATACTTTATAGGAATGTCAACCTACAGTAATAAACCGCCATTTGATCCGTCAATGCTGGTTCATTTTCGAGAAAGAATAGATATAAATTTAGTCAACAAAATCAATCAAGAAATTGTCAAATAGGCGTTAGAAAGTAAAGAGGAGGTAGAAGTAAAACCAAAAAAGTCAGAAGTCGAGGATTTAAAAAGTGAGCCGACCAATAGGGGAAAATTAATATTAGATGCCAGTTGTGCGCCATCTGATATCAGCTATCCTACAGATTTAGGATTATTGAATCAAGCCAGAAAACAGACAGAAACAATTATAGATACATTATATAACTCCCTAATCGTCAAAAATATCAACAAACCAAGAACCTATAGAACCAGAGCGAGAAAGGATTATTTAGCAGTAGCTAAAAAAAGGAAAGTAAACTTTAGAGAAAGAAGAAAGGCTATCAAAAAGCAACTGCAATATATCAAAAGAAACCTAGCTCACATTCAGCAACTACTAGAAGAGGGTGCATCACTATTAAAATTGAGCAACAGACAATATAAGATGCTGCTAGTAGTGGCAGAAGTTTATCGTCAACAACTGTGGTTATATGAAAATAAAAAACGGAGTATAGAAGACCGGATTGTCAGTTTAAGTCAGCCACATATTCGTCCAATAGTCCGTGGTAAAGCCAGAACAAACGTAGAATTTGGAGTAAAGTTTTCCGCCAGTTGCTTTGATGGCTATGTATTTTTAGACCACATCAGTTGGGATAATTTTAATGAATCAGGGGATCTAAAATCACAGGTTGAAGCTTACAAAAATTACACTGGATATTATCCTGAATCTGTTCATGTAGATAAAATTTATCGGACACGGGAAAATCGCGCTTGGTGTAAAGAAAGAGGAATTAGAATCAGTGGTCCACCATTAGGTAGACCACCAAAAAATGTTAGTCAAGAACAAAAGAAACAAGCCGCTGATGATGAGCGGATTCGTAATTGTATTGAGGGGAAATTTGGACAAGGTAAACGAAGATTTAGCCTGGGTAGAGTCATGGCTAAACTGCCTCATACTTCTTTAACTTCTATTGCCATAACTTTTTTAGTCATGAATCTTTCTACTCTGTTATTACGGCTTTTTTGGGGATTTTTGTGTCAATTTTTCAAAACTACGTCTTTTTTACCTTCTTTGATTAATAAAAGTGATGCTTTGAGCAATTTTAGTCAACAAAAACTTATCTTTACTACTGCCTGATTACCTACTCATTTCTTCTGTGGTTTTTTCACGACTTTTTCAGCAAGCCCTAATTAAAGTTTCGAGTTTTGCCTGTACTTCTTCTATTAAATCTTGTCCAACACTTTCAACAAATTTTACCTTTCTAGCTTTCCAATCAAATGTTTTAATTTGGTCGGCTAAGACAACTCTTTTTGTTTGCATTTCCTCAACAAGTGGAACTTCAAAATTAAGCCCTTTGGAAGTGCTAGTTATGGGACAAGCTCAAAGAAGACTCAACGCTGGGGGGTCGTAGTTGTAGATGCTGGTTGATTAGTAGCTGTTAATTCTTCTTTCAACATTTTCTCATAAATCTTCGGCAAAGAGCTACTAATTGAATTAGTTTCTATACCGTATCCCAGACTTGTCCAAGTTGGAGAAAGTCGCCGCAAAACATCGTTAACTTCCCCCTTTTGCAATAGTTGAGAAATATCAGTTCCCCAAACTTTGACATCATTTAACCAACGGTAAACCACCACATCTTGATACTCTGCTTCAAAACTATAAGCAGACCAAAACATCATTTGATTGGGAGGATTAGGATGATAGCGAGGGGCAATTTCAAACCAAGTATTATTGATAATTTGATATCTGCCAGCCGCAGTCGAACAATTGCCCTTATTTGGCCCAGTGACAATGGTGACACATTTCTCAGGATGACGGCTCAAGTCATTGACCTGCTGACCACCATACAAAAGAGAATAAGGACGATTGCCATTTGCCTCACTGGCCGAGATAGTCCGCATCAAAGCGCGGATATGAGGATCTCCCCCTTGCATGACCAAGGGCGGTTGTTGGACTCTAAAGACAGGATCGGTAGGCGATCGCAATGTACCATGTATGTACCACTGCAACAAATAGACCAAGCCCAGAAGTGCGGCGATGGGGCCAATTAGATGCTCAACGCCTTTGAGTTTAAAGCCTTTCAGAATCAAACTCCTTTAAATTCGCTCTCATTAACAAAAATAATTGACGCACGGATTTCGGCAAAGTTCACAAAGAAAGTCCAACATCCTGAGTCAGTAACTATCTACTAATTAAGCAACGTTAGCAAATAGTTCTCCCAAGTTCTTCGAGGTCGCCTCTGGTTTAGCCACAACCTCAACAACTTTATGACGTGAGGCTGGCTCAAACAAAGACTCAACAGCAACCTGAGCGACTTTCTGCCTAGGAATACTACCTTCAAATAATGTATCAGCACTCTGCATCACAATGGCATCAGAGTTATCTTCATTTTTCAAACCACCAGGGCGGACAATGGTATAAGTCAAACCGCTTTTTTGAATGTACTCCTCTGCTTGTTTTTTCCACACCAAAATCAACCAAAACAAGTTCAACGGATGGAATAACTGGGAAACACACAAGGAAGATACTAAGACAAAATGCTCAATTCCTTTAGTTTTAGCAATATCAACTAAATTTTTAGTCCCTTCAAAATCTACCTTATAGGGGCCAGTTGGGTCAAAACTAGGTTTTGCACCAGTGGCGCAGAGCAAAACTGTACTATCTCCTAAAGCTGCATTCAGGCTTTGTGCTTCTAACACATCGCCCACAACTAACTCGACATCAGGAGGCAAAATAGCCCT comes from the Nodularia sp. NIES-3585 genome and includes:
- a CDS encoding adenosine deaminase; amino-acid sequence: MALYAELHRHLGGSVVPRVLWRYFERHATDLITRFAEYSEFEDFYTRPRNTLDEYLELHTLVESVQTVETLPYFIYRLLRGAYIFENLAYLELRYTPYLRTPEHLSQTERIDKMAEIVEVVGKASHLPEYPIVTSQILCMHSRLPYEVNRAIIELAVQNKQYVCGIDVAGGDRYYEERLEEWISLYDYARSQGINTTGHIYETTDGCYPKLLPYLMRIGHGIQIPLLSPELLTDIAKRGQCLEVCPTTYLKTGTLQDIRQLKLVFDRCFAAGVDIAICTDNAGLHNMRLPFEYENLLTYDIINFEQLQACQNAAFRHAFAWPHNQPPASILNRLLKPELPKVLAITD
- a CDS encoding rhodanese-like domain-containing protein, yielding MISDLVAEVHDLKFRLEWGQPAFTIIDVRDRHTYNYNRITGAIQMPLDELVKRAKSALHQERQIYIYGDSDTQAGYAVQLLRAAGFMNATVIRGGITAWKTVGGATEGVAA
- the mutL gene encoding DNA mismatch repair endonuclease MutL encodes the protein MASTIQALPTEVVYLITAGEVIDSLASVVRELVENSLDAGATRIVVSLWPQQWRIRVADNGCGMDEYDLQQAALAHSTSKIRSSEDLWKIKSLGFRGEALHSLTTLADLEILSRPPGGSVGWRVVYGDGGKALEFEATAIAPGTVVTVSNLFGNCVVRRQGLPTAAQQMRGVQVAIQQIALCHPHVTWQVWQNDRQWFTISPAASTGQLLPQILPQVRQGDLQEVKLEIPNPENSELPTPNSQLSLVVGLPDRCHRRRPDWVRVAINGRMVKSPELEQTILSAFHRTLPRDRYPICLLNLDISPDQINWNRNPAKSEIYLNEIGYWQEQITQAIDQALRISSANLKESVHTTRVSKLLKAAEAKGGYHVNPEHPPEDNHTQLSLKAIAQLSNTYIVVEHPGGMWLVEQHIAHERVLYEQICDNWQLVPIEPAIILYQLSPAQVSQLERIGLDIEPFGEQLWAIRTIPALLQQREDSADAILELSWGGDLQVAQVAVACRSAIRNGTPMNMPEMQTLLDQWQRTRNPRTCPHGRPIYLSLEEPALARFFRRNWVIGKSHGI
- the menH gene encoding 2-succinyl-6-hydroxy-2,4-cyclohexadiene-1-carboxylate synthase, which produces MRLGNYQLDYSLINNQNKPVILFLHGFMGNIHEFDEAIKILAEEFSFLTINLPGHGKTQVLGGDEYYTMANTAKAVINLLDELKIKQCFLVGYSMGGRLALYLTLHFPERFAKVVLESASPGLATEIERLARVKSDAQIARKLARSLAKADFATFLLNWYSQPIFGSIKNHPQFEMMLESRLKNNPMELTKSLQLMGTGNQPCLWNKLNQNITPLLLLAGEYDQKFIDINTEIAQKSKLAQLKVINHAGHNIHLENTEEFVKNMKNFILYN
- a CDS encoding type II toxin-antitoxin system PemK/MazF family toxin — encoded protein: MTSTSKGLNFEVPLVEEMQTKRVVLADQIKTFDWKARKVKFVESVGQDLIEEVQAKLETLIRAC
- a CDS encoding glycoside hydrolase family protein, which produces MLKGFKLKGVEHLIGPIAALLGLVYLLQWYIHGTLRSPTDPVFRVQQPPLVMQGGDPHIRALMRTISASEANGNRPYSLLYGGQQVNDLSRHPEKCVTIVTGPNKGNCSTAAGRYQIINNTWFEIAPRYHPNPPNQMMFWSAYSFEAEYQDVVVYRWLNDVKVWGTDISQLLQKGEVNDVLRRLSPTWTSLGYGIETNSISSSLPKIYEKMLKEELTATNQPASTTTTPQR
- a CDS encoding NAD(P)H-binding protein translates to MKAFVAGATGETGRRIVQELIARNIPVRALVRDVEKARAILPPDVELVVGDVLEAQSLNAALGDSTVLLCATGAKPSFDPTGPYKVDFEGTKNLVDIAKTKGIEHFVLVSSLCVSQLFHPLNLFWLILVWKKQAEEYIQKSGLTYTIVRPGGLKNEDNSDAIVMQSADTLFEGSIPRQKVAQVAVESLFEPASRHKVVEVVAKPEATSKNLGELFANVA